A portion of the Gemmatimonadota bacterium genome contains these proteins:
- a CDS encoding aminotransferase class V-fold PLP-dependent enzyme encodes MGIDKARQIYEDLGVVPVINASGYQTVIGGSRVGTEVQAAMDTANRYFADMEELLKKTGVLIADTLGAEGAMVTPGCAAALALSSAACMSGSDPEKMEQLPDTTGMKHHILIQKKQRYHYDPVLTVFGAKLIEVGDENGTTEAQLEAAISDQTAAIHYFAPGGQAGVLSPEDVVRIAHANGIPVIVDAASQVYPLETMLKYPDMGADLIGYGAKYIGSCHSTGILCGRKDLIDAAFLHSFIGYETSPYDTIGRPLKIDRQEVIAVVVALREWFSMDHEARLSEYKRKAEALLSNLKDIPHITAKFSADSRGLSDGVHITVDETALGKTAVQIIEELRQGNPAVWTRGSANTFRVAVTNFIGDDQEIVTSRLREVLAK; translated from the coding sequence ATGGGCATCGACAAAGCGCGTCAAATCTACGAAGACCTGGGCGTTGTTCCTGTAATCAACGCATCGGGATATCAAACAGTCATCGGCGGGTCGCGTGTGGGCACAGAAGTGCAAGCCGCAATGGACACAGCGAATCGCTACTTTGCGGACATGGAAGAACTACTCAAAAAAACCGGTGTACTCATCGCCGACACCCTCGGCGCAGAAGGGGCAATGGTCACACCCGGATGTGCGGCAGCATTAGCTCTCAGCTCAGCCGCCTGCATGTCGGGCAGCGACCCCGAAAAAATGGAACAACTACCCGATACAACGGGCATGAAACACCACATTTTGATACAAAAAAAACAGCGTTACCACTACGACCCGGTACTCACTGTTTTCGGCGCCAAACTCATAGAAGTCGGCGATGAAAACGGAACAACCGAAGCCCAACTCGAAGCCGCCATATCAGACCAGACCGCAGCCATCCACTATTTCGCACCCGGAGGCCAGGCAGGCGTCCTATCCCCCGAAGACGTAGTCCGCATCGCCCACGCCAACGGAATCCCCGTCATCGTCGATGCAGCGAGCCAGGTCTATCCCCTCGAAACCATGCTAAAATATCCCGACATGGGCGCAGATCTGATCGGCTACGGCGCCAAATACATTGGCTCGTGTCACTCCACGGGCATCTTGTGCGGACGCAAAGACCTGATTGACGCCGCCTTTCTCCATTCCTTCATCGGTTATGAAACCTCCCCCTACGACACCATAGGCCGCCCGCTAAAAATAGATCGACAAGAAGTAATCGCCGTCGTCGTTGCCCTGCGCGAATGGTTCAGCATGGACCACGAAGCGCGCCTATCCGAATACAAACGCAAAGCCGAAGCACTACTCTCAAACCTGAAAGACATCCCCCACATCACAGCCAAATTCTCGGCCGACTCACGAGGCCTGAGCGATGGCGTACACATCACAGTCGATGAAACCGCACTGGGCAAAACCGCAGTGCAAATAATCGAAGAACTGCGACAGGGCAACCCAGCCGTATGGACACGCGGCAGTGCAAACACCTTTCGCGTTGCCGTAACCAACTTCATCGGAGACGACCAGGAAATCGTCACCTCACGCCTGCGCGAAGTATTGGCTAAATAA
- a CDS encoding sugar phosphate isomerase/epimerase: MKLSWMTYGVLKALSRRDLLQMLKDHGFEGVEFRTDAGHGHGVEASIDEAEREQVVADCAAMGIDIMSVATGNRYHDTDPDDLRDHIEQTMVRMDLASDLGAPRVRVFGNNFPAEVPREQTIAQVAEALKPLCDYGADKGVKPCLELHGEFDWQACRAVAEQVDHENFGLVWNSVPQDVVDGSVKQALDTVWPWLDHVHMHDLAGQGYPYRELFRLLHEKGYEGYMSAETERRPDKGVGDLWMFVAYYSDLFRAYRDLARA; encoded by the coding sequence ATGAAACTTTCATGGATGACTTATGGTGTTTTGAAGGCGCTTTCCCGACGGGATTTGTTGCAGATGTTGAAGGATCACGGGTTTGAAGGGGTGGAGTTTCGGACGGATGCGGGACACGGTCACGGGGTGGAGGCGTCGATTGATGAAGCAGAGCGAGAGCAGGTGGTGGCAGATTGCGCGGCGATGGGGATTGATATTATGAGTGTTGCTACGGGCAATCGGTATCACGATACGGATCCGGACGATCTTCGAGATCATATTGAGCAGACGATGGTTCGGATGGATCTGGCATCGGATCTGGGCGCGCCTCGCGTACGCGTGTTTGGGAATAATTTTCCAGCAGAGGTGCCCAGGGAACAGACGATTGCTCAGGTGGCAGAGGCGCTGAAGCCGCTGTGTGATTACGGTGCTGACAAGGGGGTGAAGCCGTGCCTGGAGTTGCACGGGGAGTTCGATTGGCAGGCGTGCAGGGCAGTGGCCGAGCAGGTGGATCACGAGAATTTTGGGTTGGTCTGGAATTCGGTGCCGCAAGATGTGGTTGATGGGTCTGTGAAACAGGCGCTGGATACGGTTTGGCCCTGGTTGGATCATGTGCATATGCACGATCTGGCAGGACAGGGCTACCCGTATCGCGAGTTGTTCCGGCTGCTGCACGAGAAGGGATATGAGGGGTACATGTCGGCAGAGACAGAGCGACGTCCCGATAAAGGGGTAGGCGATCTGTGGATGTTTGTGGCATATTATTCCGATTTGTTCAGGGCGTATCGCGATCTCGCACGGGCTTGA
- a CDS encoding DUF2283 domain-containing protein, with protein MDAPTIDLTFATELLRLPYSQVWSDYDEGADVLYLSFEKPQCANNSVMEDDGNIYHYRDDRLVGITLPNARMRFCSDR; from the coding sequence ATGGACGCGCCTACAATTGACCTGACATTTGCTACCGAACTGTTGCGTTTGCCATATTCGCAAGTTTGGAGTGATTATGATGAAGGTGCAGATGTCTTGTATCTCAGCTTTGAAAAACCCCAGTGCGCCAATAACAGTGTGATGGAAGATGATGGAAATATTTACCACTACCGGGATGACCGTCTTGTGGGTATTACGCTGCCCAATGCGCGAATGCGCTTTTGTTCAGATCGCTAA